In the Festucalex cinctus isolate MCC-2025b chromosome 10, RoL_Fcin_1.0, whole genome shotgun sequence genome, one interval contains:
- the kng1 gene encoding kininogen-1, producing MRSLSLLLLLGFVFSFSFQDDVQPGVHIFCDDPSVERAVTYALHAFNDKLTTSYKLALFQILTATKSESDSESFYSLQFSSRRSDCMAGSPRPYTDCNYHPYGRKVPISCNATVVMTETEIDTKEVHCLLDDHIVPERASCLGCPIVIDENSEDIKVPLSVSVSKYNSISNSTHLFSLNQIGYSTRQVVAGFLFKLWFDMKKTTCAKAQHNELSDLCVHDNETMEIVNCHSTVDVAPWRHVPPRANMECNEGPLPVMMHTEPMTRRLPPGWTPFRADVVHLLRPPAPVVKEESSEEDATSASPTAATDDNPFHCPSKPWKKFHPAHPVAPPLDDIPPPPTNRPPHDEDLLG from the exons ATGAGGAGTCTGAGTTTGCTGCTTCTGTTGGGCTTCGTTTTTAGCTTTAGTTTTCAG GACGACGTCCAGCCGGGTGTTCACATCTTCTGCGATGACCCGTCTGTGGAGAGGGCCGTGACCTACGCCTTACACGCCTTCAACGACAAGCTGACCACCAGCTACAAGTTGGCCCTCTTTCAGATATTGACAGCCACCAAG TCAGAGAGCGACTCGGAATCGTTCTACTCGCTGCAGTTTTCCAGCAGGAGGAGCGACTGTATGGCTGGAAGTCCCAGACCGTACACGGATTGCAACTATCACCCTTACGGCCGCAAA GTGCCTATCTCGTGCAATGCCACTGTCGTCATGACGGAGACGGAGATAGACACCAAAGAGGTGCACTGCCTGCTCG ATGACCATATCGTACCCGAGAGAGCTTCCTGCCTGGGCTGCCCGATTGTGATTGACGAGAACTCTGAGGACATTAAAGTTCCTCTGTCAGTCTCCGTCTCCAAGTACAACTCCATCTCCAACTCTACGCACCTGTTTAGTCTTAACCAAATTGGATACTCAACGAGACAG GTGGTGGCAGGCTTCCTATTCAAACTGTGGTTTGACATGAAGAAGACCACCTGCGCCAAGGCCCAACACAACGAACTGAGTGACCTGTGCGTGCACGACAACGAGACGATG gAGATCGTTAACTGTCACTCCACGGTGGATGTTGCACCATGGAGACACGTGCCCCCTCGGGCCAATATGGAATGCAATGAGGGCCCTCTGCCTGTG ATGATGCATACTGAGCCCATGACCCGGCGCCTGCCTCCCGGCTGGACCCCCTTTAGGGCAGACGTAGTTCACTTGCTTAGACCGCCAGCACCTGTAGTCAAAGAGGAATCATCGGAGGAGGACGCAACAAGCGCATCTCCCACTGCCGCAACTGACGACAACCCCTTCCACTGCCCGTCCAAGCCGTGGAAGAAATTCCACCCCGCCCATCCTGTCGCTCCCCCGCTGGATGACATACCTCCACCTCCAACAAACAGGCCTCCCCATGATGAAGACCTTCTGGGGTGA